A DNA window from Antricoccus suffuscus contains the following coding sequences:
- a CDS encoding class II fumarate hydratase yields MPTSSDASANDGQFRIEHDTMGEVKVPIDAKWRAQTQRAVENFPISGQRIEHAHIAALARIKSAAAKVNADLGVIDKDIAQAIQDAAAKVIAGEYDEHFPIDVFQTGSGTSSNMNTNEVIASLAKEATGLDVHPNDHVNASQSSNDVFPSSIHVAATAAVTGSLLPALDTLAKSLERKAEEYVTVVKSGRTHLMDATPVTLGQEFGGYAAQVRYGIERLQSALPRLAELPLGGTAVGTGINTPKGFSGAVIAELAAATGLPLTEARNHFEAQGARDSLVELSGQMKTIAVGLTKISNDIRWMGSGPRAGLGEISLTDLQPGSSIMPGKVNPVLCEAMIMVCAQVVGNDSTITFAGAQGNFELNVMLPVMARNILESIRLLANTSEVFADKCVDGISANVEHCSELAASSPSIVTPLNRYIGYEEAAKVAKQALKERKTIREVVIERGLVKAGKLTEDQLDAALDLLSMTHP; encoded by the coding sequence ATGCCTACCTCTTCTGATGCTTCGGCCAACGACGGCCAGTTCCGAATTGAGCACGACACGATGGGCGAGGTCAAAGTGCCCATCGACGCCAAGTGGCGTGCGCAGACTCAGCGTGCCGTAGAAAACTTTCCGATCTCCGGTCAGCGCATCGAGCATGCGCACATCGCAGCCCTCGCTCGGATCAAGTCCGCCGCCGCGAAGGTCAACGCCGATCTCGGCGTGATCGACAAGGACATAGCGCAGGCGATTCAGGACGCGGCCGCCAAGGTCATTGCCGGCGAGTACGACGAGCATTTCCCGATCGACGTCTTCCAGACCGGTTCGGGTACGTCGTCCAACATGAACACCAACGAGGTCATCGCGTCGCTGGCGAAGGAAGCCACCGGTCTCGACGTACACCCCAACGACCACGTCAACGCGAGCCAGTCGAGCAACGACGTATTCCCCTCATCGATCCACGTCGCCGCCACGGCGGCCGTGACCGGCAGCCTGCTGCCGGCGCTGGACACGCTCGCGAAGTCACTGGAACGCAAGGCCGAGGAATACGTCACGGTCGTCAAGTCCGGCCGCACCCACCTGATGGATGCCACCCCTGTCACTCTCGGTCAGGAGTTCGGCGGTTACGCCGCACAGGTTCGCTACGGCATCGAGCGGTTGCAGAGTGCGCTTCCGCGGCTCGCGGAGTTGCCACTCGGCGGCACCGCGGTCGGCACCGGCATCAACACGCCGAAGGGTTTCTCGGGCGCCGTAATCGCCGAGCTTGCCGCGGCTACCGGCCTGCCGTTGACCGAGGCGCGCAACCACTTCGAGGCGCAGGGCGCACGTGACTCGCTGGTCGAGCTGTCCGGCCAGATGAAGACGATCGCGGTCGGCCTGACCAAGATCTCCAATGACATCCGCTGGATGGGCTCGGGCCCTCGCGCGGGCCTCGGCGAGATCTCGCTGACTGACCTGCAGCCCGGTTCGTCGATCATGCCCGGCAAGGTCAACCCCGTCCTCTGCGAGGCGATGATCATGGTGTGCGCGCAGGTTGTCGGCAACGACTCCACTATCACCTTCGCTGGTGCGCAAGGAAACTTCGAACTCAACGTGATGCTGCCGGTGATGGCCCGCAACATCCTTGAGTCAATTCGACTGCTGGCCAACACGTCCGAGGTCTTCGCCGACAAGTGCGTCGACGGCATCAGCGCAAACGTGGAGCACTGCTCCGAGCTCGCCGCTTCATCGCCGTCGATCGTCACACCGCTGAACAGGTACATCGGCTACGAGGAGGCCGCCAAGGTGGCCAAGCAGGCCCTCAAAGAGCGCAAGACGATCCGCGAAGTCGTGATCGAGCGGGGGCTGGTCAAGGCCGGCAAGCTGACCGAGGACCAGCTCGACGCGGCACTTGACCTGCTGTCGATGACGCACCCTTAG
- the glpX gene encoding class II fructose-bisphosphatase — protein MPKKPASTPDHHLVPDRNIALELVRVTEAAAMAASRWVGRGRKNDGDGAAVDAMRSLISTVSMRGVVVIGEGEKDNAPMLFNGEHVGDGTGPECDVAVDPIDGTTLMAKGMPNAIAVLALADRGTMFDPSAVFYMEKLVVGPDAAGSIDINASVETNLHNIANAKGRAVRDITVCVLDRPRHRGLVSKIRATGARIRFITDGDVAGAIAAARPGSEVDVLMGVGGTPEGIIAACALECMGGEIQAKLWPRDEEERAKAIAAGHDLDRVLSTRDLVSGENVFFCATGITDGELLRGVRYDSNGAHTQSLVMRSSSGTLRQIDSHHQNAKLIQDLPAV, from the coding sequence GTGCCAAAGAAGCCCGCAAGCACGCCCGATCACCATCTTGTCCCCGACCGCAATATTGCTCTCGAGCTCGTGCGCGTCACCGAGGCCGCCGCGATGGCGGCCTCGCGTTGGGTTGGTCGTGGCCGTAAGAACGACGGCGACGGTGCGGCCGTCGACGCGATGCGATCGCTTATCAGCACCGTGTCCATGCGCGGCGTGGTCGTGATCGGCGAAGGCGAAAAAGACAACGCGCCGATGCTTTTCAACGGTGAGCATGTCGGCGACGGCACCGGCCCCGAGTGCGACGTCGCGGTCGACCCCATCGACGGTACGACGCTGATGGCCAAGGGGATGCCCAACGCGATCGCCGTACTGGCACTTGCCGACCGTGGCACGATGTTCGACCCCTCTGCGGTGTTCTACATGGAGAAGCTGGTCGTCGGCCCGGATGCGGCCGGCTCGATTGACATCAACGCCTCGGTAGAGACCAACCTCCACAACATCGCCAACGCGAAGGGGCGAGCCGTCCGCGACATCACTGTTTGCGTGCTCGACCGTCCGCGACATCGCGGCCTGGTATCCAAGATTCGGGCGACCGGCGCCCGGATCCGGTTCATCACCGACGGTGACGTCGCGGGCGCGATCGCGGCCGCTCGGCCCGGCTCCGAGGTCGACGTACTCATGGGAGTCGGCGGTACGCCGGAAGGCATCATCGCCGCGTGCGCGCTCGAATGCATGGGCGGCGAGATCCAGGCCAAGCTGTGGCCACGCGACGAGGAAGAGCGGGCTAAGGCTATTGCCGCTGGCCATGATCTTGACCGGGTGCTCAGTACCCGCGATCTCGTCAGCGGCGAGAATGTCTTCTTCTGCGCCACCGGCATCACCGATGGCGAGTTGTTGCGTGGAGTCCGCTACGACAGCAACGGCGCACACACCCAGTCGCTGGTCATGCGCAGCAGCTCCGGCACGCTGCGGCAGATCGACAGCCATCACCAAAATGCGAAGCTGATTCAGGACCTGCCAGCCGTCTGA